The Candidatus Aminicenantes bacterium genomic sequence CAAAAAGAGGCTGACCGCGCTCAAGCGCATGGAATTGTCGGAGAGTCCGGGACAAAGCAATAAAAAGGAGAAGAGGCCATGAGCGACTCATACGAAGACACGAAGGCACGAAGGAAAAAAGAGATGCCCCATGCATAACGCGTTGGCCGTCTTCGAGAATTTCAATATACGCCGGATTTACGACGAGAAAACCGAGACCTGGTTTTTCTCTGTCGTGGATATTGTCCGGGCTTTAATTCAACAGCCGGATTATCAGACTGCCAGAAAGTATTGGAAGGTTTTAAAAGGACGCTTGGCTAAAGAGGGGAGTGAACTGGTAACAAACTGTTACCAGTTGAAAATGATCGCCGATGACGGCAAAATGAGGCGCACCGATGCGGCCAACCCCGAAACACTGCTTCGCCTCATCCAGTCTGTGCCCAGCCCCAAGGCCGAACCGATCAAACTCTGGCTGGCCAAGGTGGGTTACGAACGACTCCAGGACATGTCGGACCCGGCCCGGTCGCTCGATCGGGCCCGCGCCTACTGGCAACAGCATGGCCGCAGTGAAAAATGGATCCAGCAGCGGATGATGGGACAGGAAAC encodes the following:
- a CDS encoding Bro-N domain-containing protein; translation: MHNALAVFENFNIRRIYDEKTETWFFSVVDIVRALIQQPDYQTARKYWKVLKGRLAKEGSELVTNCYQLKMIADDGKMRRTDAANPETLLRLIQSVPSPKAEPIKLWLAKVGYERLQDMSDPARSLDRARAYWQQHGRSEKWIQQRMMGQETRNKLTDYWQGHEIKGEDEYAILTNIIHQEWSDLTVKDHKKTKGLKTQNLRDHMSEAELIFTALAELSTRQIETGGGVARKARLDLENKTGRSVVTGENFLPPGTRKKRLKGKVS